Genomic segment of Aerosakkonema funiforme FACHB-1375:
GCGCACCAAATGATAAATACGAACAGGAAGCCGATCGCATAGCTGATGCAGTTATGAATATGTCTGCGCCCTCTTCAGATGCAGGGTCAAATCAACCTTTAGCTGCTGCTGTTACCCCGATCGCTGCTACAGATAGCGGCTCTGCACAAACCGCACCAGAAGGTACAGCGTCTGCTGCTAGTAGCGCTCAAGAGAGTCAACTGAATCTCGATGGTAGCGGCGGAAGTGCGTTACCCCAGGATGTTCGCTCTTTTATGGAACAGCGTTTCGGTGCCGATTTCAGCCATGTGCGCGTACATACTGACTCCAATGCCGTGCAGATGAATAAACAGTTAAATTCCCACGCATTTACTTACGGCAGTAATATCTATTACGGGTC
This window contains:
- a CDS encoding eCIS core domain-containing protein — its product is MSIRQHIYRKAEVSSTRASTNQKFQMRQFATKLQPKQASLRGQLSLQSQGNLLGRTRVSPRATIQPKITIGAPNDKYEQEADRIADAVMNMSAPSSDAGSNQPLAAAVTPIAATDSGSAQTAPEGTASAASSAQESQLNLDGSGGSALPQDVRSFMEQRFGADFSHVRVHTDSNAVQMNKQLNSHAFTYGSNIYYGSGKSPGKDHLTAHELTHVIQQTGAG